The Opitutales bacterium ASA1 genome window below encodes:
- a CDS encoding ABC transporter ATP-binding protein, whose translation MKTLPYPDSGFNATTAVVEAVGVSRFYGMILGLNNVSFRIERGITGVVGPNGAGKTTLFRLLTGQLRPGSGTIRVFGEAPWNNPRVLARLGYCPESEEVPRRLRPREWLEALALVSGLTAPAARARAEVVLDRVRLARAHWTKRLGEMSKGMKQRVKLAQCLLHGPDLVVLDEPMNGLDPMGREEFCIVLRELAHAGATVIVSSHILHDLEALCGTFLLLRGGRMPKSVNEAAAPAARARRPAATTIRCSDPEALARYLFDQRLVRGCEFDAAAGLLHVQWADAEAFHARFHEHLLASGVEIFEVRSTRSFLEKAIQPVSTT comes from the coding sequence ATGAAGACGCTTCCGTATCCAGATTCCGGATTCAACGCGACGACCGCCGTGGTCGAGGCCGTGGGCGTGAGCCGATTCTACGGGATGATCCTGGGTTTGAACAACGTCTCGTTCCGCATCGAGCGTGGCATCACGGGAGTCGTGGGTCCCAACGGTGCCGGCAAGACGACGCTCTTCCGGCTCCTCACCGGTCAACTTCGTCCCGGCTCCGGCACGATCCGCGTGTTCGGCGAGGCACCTTGGAACAATCCCCGCGTGCTCGCCCGGTTGGGCTATTGTCCCGAGAGCGAGGAGGTGCCGCGGCGCCTACGCCCACGCGAATGGCTGGAAGCACTCGCGCTCGTGTCCGGTCTCACGGCTCCCGCGGCCCGTGCTCGCGCGGAGGTCGTGCTCGACCGGGTCCGCCTCGCTCGTGCGCATTGGACGAAGCGTCTCGGCGAGATGTCCAAGGGCATGAAGCAGCGCGTGAAACTCGCGCAATGCCTCCTGCACGGTCCGGACCTCGTGGTCCTCGACGAACCGATGAACGGCCTCGATCCCATGGGGCGCGAGGAGTTCTGCATCGTCCTGCGCGAGCTCGCGCACGCCGGCGCGACGGTGATCGTCTCGAGTCACATCCTGCACGACCTCGAGGCGCTGTGCGGCACCTTTCTGCTCCTGCGCGGGGGGCGCATGCCCAAGTCGGTCAACGAGGCCGCCGCACCCGCGGCCCGCGCGCGACGACCGGCAGCAACCACGATCCGCTGCTCGGACCCGGAAGCACTCGCGCGCTATCTGTTCGACCAACGACTCGTCCGCGGATGCGAATTCGATGCGGCGGCCGGCCTGTTGCACGTCCAGTGGGCGGATGCCGAGGCGTTTCACGCGCGCTTCCACGAACACCTGCTCGCGAGCGGCGTGGAGATCTTCGAGGTGCGCAGCACCCGCTCCTTTCTGGAGAAGGCGATCCAACCCGTATCGACCACGTGA
- a CDS encoding methyl-accepting chemotaxis protein produces MKISRKLVLSGTSAIVLVAVAAAWTQHRASRDQRIGVSHATMRSILVQAEETRSAIARMHEAGAIQLERLVEDMKTSKQPLRESKAYSAIPVVAAWQSARASALAQGFDFKILARDPRNPDNAPEPHEERILAAVEAPDNATGEYFEVDRERGQIVFARSVVLSRDCLVCHGDPKTSPTGDGRDILGFAMEDWKAGQPHGAFVLSAPADRVDAALAAGEKRSFVLLFGILAIGVLASLTIALWVARGISRNLERAVELVRRIAARDLTARAESASKDETGEICRELDRMAANLQENFRAVAADATGLAQSSHRLSEVSSAVSASAEETSSQSNVVARAAEEVSQSVSTVAAASEEMSSTIREIAEQAAQAARVADKAAQAANHADQTMTRLGTSSTDIGTVIKVITSIAEQTNLLALNATIEAARAGEAGKGFAVVASEVKELARQTAHATDEIRRKVETIQQDSSGAVTAIHEISAIISEIHQIQTTIASSVEEQAAATNEISGNSAEASRGSAEIASNILAVSEAARSSTESAAQTAAAADELRGLAQRLDDIVGQFRIEDVETPFAVDSAEAVARAETPSRDRRRASSAIGNSRGTKCAERHRTKRGASILG; encoded by the coding sequence ATGAAGATCTCCCGCAAGCTGGTGCTCTCGGGCACCTCCGCCATCGTCCTCGTCGCGGTCGCCGCCGCATGGACACAACACCGCGCCTCGCGCGATCAGCGCATCGGCGTGAGCCACGCAACGATGCGCAGCATTCTCGTGCAAGCCGAGGAAACGCGTTCGGCGATCGCGCGCATGCACGAAGCCGGGGCGATCCAGCTCGAACGCTTGGTGGAGGACATGAAGACTTCGAAGCAGCCCCTGCGTGAGTCGAAGGCTTACAGCGCCATCCCGGTCGTCGCCGCGTGGCAATCGGCTCGCGCTTCCGCTCTCGCGCAGGGCTTCGATTTCAAGATCTTGGCGCGCGACCCACGCAACCCCGACAACGCGCCGGAGCCGCACGAGGAACGTATCCTCGCCGCGGTGGAAGCGCCCGACAATGCGACGGGCGAGTATTTCGAAGTCGATCGAGAGCGCGGGCAAATCGTCTTCGCGCGCTCGGTGGTTTTGAGCCGCGACTGCCTGGTGTGCCACGGTGATCCGAAAACGAGCCCAACGGGGGACGGTCGCGACATCCTCGGTTTCGCCATGGAAGACTGGAAGGCGGGGCAACCGCACGGTGCGTTCGTGTTGTCCGCGCCTGCCGACCGCGTGGACGCGGCGTTGGCAGCAGGGGAAAAGCGCAGTTTCGTGCTCCTCTTCGGTATCCTCGCGATCGGTGTGCTCGCGTCGCTGACGATCGCCTTGTGGGTCGCTCGGGGCATCTCGAGGAATCTCGAGCGCGCGGTGGAACTCGTCCGTCGCATCGCCGCTCGCGATCTCACTGCTCGAGCCGAGAGCGCGAGCAAGGACGAGACCGGAGAGATCTGTCGCGAACTCGACCGAATGGCCGCGAATTTGCAGGAGAACTTCCGTGCGGTCGCGGCCGATGCGACTGGCTTGGCTCAATCGTCGCACCGGCTCTCGGAGGTCAGCTCAGCCGTGAGTGCGAGCGCGGAAGAAACGTCGTCGCAATCGAACGTGGTCGCCCGCGCGGCGGAGGAAGTCAGCCAGAGCGTGTCCACCGTCGCCGCGGCTTCCGAGGAGATGTCGTCGACCATCCGCGAGATCGCCGAGCAGGCGGCCCAGGCGGCGCGCGTCGCGGACAAGGCGGCGCAAGCCGCAAACCACGCCGACCAGACGATGACCCGCCTCGGCACGTCGTCGACCGATATCGGGACCGTGATCAAGGTCATCACGTCGATCGCCGAGCAGACCAACCTGCTGGCACTCAATGCCACGATCGAGGCCGCTCGAGCGGGCGAGGCGGGCAAGGGTTTCGCCGTGGTGGCGAGCGAGGTGAAGGAACTGGCTCGGCAGACGGCCCACGCCACCGACGAGATCCGCAGAAAGGTCGAGACGATCCAGCAGGATTCCAGTGGTGCAGTCACCGCCATCCACGAGATCTCCGCGATCATCTCCGAGATCCATCAGATCCAGACCACGATCGCTTCGAGCGTGGAGGAACAAGCAGCGGCGACGAACGAGATCTCCGGCAACTCCGCGGAGGCTTCGCGAGGTAGTGCGGAGATCGCGAGCAACATCCTCGCCGTCTCCGAGGCCGCACGTAGCTCGACGGAATCGGCGGCGCAGACGGCCGCGGCCGCCGACGAATTGCGGGGCCTCGCGCAACGGCTCGACGACATCGTCGGTCAGTTTCGTATCGAAGACGTGGAGACACCGTTCGCGGTCGATTCCGCCGAGGCGGTCGCAAGAGCCGAAACGCCTTCGCGGGATCGGCGCCGAGCCTCGTCCGCGATCGGGAATTCGCGTGGGACCAAGTGCGCCGAGCGGCACCGCACGAAACGCGGTGCGTCGATTTTGGGATAG
- the lat gene encoding L-lysine 6-transaminase, protein MENPGRFPRPASAAMLAELRRYVIADPYPFVVDLRESEGMWIATVDGDRLFDWAGYYASKWIAHNHPRLFEPEYLQRLGYAANNKIANVDFLTPECLDYYRALHAVAPRCMRSERLEVYAVNSGAEAVENMMKYLLNLHDLRHGPAHGPRRFIYFDQAFHGRTVFALAVTELSHDPVVTKDFHGLVHGNIQVPFPAVNTDESPEENRARTDEALRRVEQSLREYAGEIVGIVVEPIQGAGGHRVAQREFFQSLSRLAHEHGVFLGFDEVQTAGGQTGDFFMVDQLELPYPPQAIASAKKMGNGVLYMLHPMGDEGVLDSTWGGSLADMVRFCQELRIVRDERLIEQVPEKEARLVGRLRELRAEFPELVRNVRGVGLYQGFSLATPAIKSALIDRALEDESLLLLGAGPLSVRFRPNLNVALDDIDRLAEMLVRLLRKLG, encoded by the coding sequence ATGGAAAACCCCGGTCGTTTCCCCCGGCCCGCGAGTGCGGCCATGCTGGCGGAGTTGCGGCGCTACGTCATCGCCGATCCGTATCCGTTCGTCGTCGATCTGCGCGAGAGCGAGGGCATGTGGATCGCGACGGTCGACGGTGATCGGCTCTTCGATTGGGCGGGCTACTACGCGTCGAAGTGGATCGCGCACAATCACCCGCGGCTCTTCGAACCGGAGTATCTGCAGCGGCTCGGGTACGCGGCGAACAACAAGATCGCCAACGTCGATTTCCTCACGCCCGAGTGCCTCGACTATTACCGCGCGCTGCACGCCGTCGCGCCGCGCTGCATGCGCTCCGAGCGGCTCGAAGTCTACGCGGTGAACTCCGGCGCCGAGGCGGTGGAGAACATGATGAAGTACCTGCTCAATCTCCACGACTTGCGTCATGGTCCGGCGCACGGTCCGCGGCGGTTCATTTACTTCGATCAAGCGTTTCACGGTCGCACCGTCTTCGCGCTCGCCGTGACCGAGCTTTCGCATGATCCGGTCGTGACGAAGGACTTCCACGGGCTCGTGCACGGAAACATCCAAGTGCCGTTTCCCGCGGTGAACACCGACGAATCGCCCGAGGAGAATCGTGCCCGGACCGACGAGGCGTTGCGGCGGGTGGAGCAGAGCCTGCGGGAGTACGCGGGCGAAATCGTGGGCATCGTCGTGGAGCCGATTCAAGGTGCCGGCGGCCACCGCGTGGCGCAAAGGGAGTTCTTCCAGAGCTTGAGCCGACTCGCGCACGAGCACGGGGTGTTTCTCGGCTTCGACGAGGTGCAGACCGCAGGCGGGCAGACGGGCGACTTCTTCATGGTCGACCAGCTCGAGTTGCCGTATCCGCCGCAGGCGATCGCGAGTGCGAAGAAGATGGGCAACGGCGTGCTCTACATGCTGCATCCGATGGGCGACGAGGGTGTGCTCGACTCCACCTGGGGCGGCAGTCTTGCGGACATGGTGCGGTTTTGCCAGGAGCTGCGGATCGTGCGCGACGAGCGTCTCATCGAGCAAGTCCCCGAGAAGGAAGCGCGCTTGGTGGGACGGCTGCGAGAGCTGCGCGCCGAGTTTCCGGAACTCGTGCGTAACGTGCGAGGCGTCGGGCTGTATCAGGGCTTCAGTCTCGCGACCCCTGCGATCAAGTCCGCCTTGATCGATCGTGCTCTCGAGGACGAGAGTCTCCTGCTGCTCGGTGCCGGTCCGCTCAGCGTCCGTTTCCGCCCGAACCTCAACGTCGCCCTCGACGACATCGATCGTCTCGCGGAGATGCTCGTGCGGTTGTTGCGCAAGCTCGGTTGA
- a CDS encoding spermidine synthase, translating into MKPTLTLAETITPDGMKLVLQKHDDAYLVRLAGQTLMHSHASASEHKLGEVAIAPFAGKPGARVLVGGLGLGFTLQALLTWAARDARVQVVELFSEIVSWNREYLGTLNGARLEDPRVEVRVDDLWEVLVRAPEGAFDSIVLDVDNGPVAMVYKGNARLYKTAGIKRLHAALAPGGRAAIWSAADHAPYADALRAVGFRVEVLKAKPYAGAKRDTHRIFVADKPLEGFA; encoded by the coding sequence ATGAAACCGACTCTCACGCTCGCCGAGACGATCACGCCCGACGGCATGAAGCTCGTGCTCCAGAAACACGACGATGCCTACCTCGTGCGGTTGGCGGGCCAGACGTTGATGCATTCGCATGCGTCGGCCTCGGAGCACAAACTCGGCGAAGTGGCGATCGCGCCCTTCGCCGGGAAGCCCGGAGCGCGCGTGCTCGTCGGCGGGCTCGGGTTGGGCTTCACGTTGCAGGCGCTGCTGACGTGGGCGGCGCGGGATGCGCGCGTGCAGGTCGTGGAGTTGTTCTCCGAGATCGTGTCGTGGAACCGTGAATACCTCGGCACACTCAACGGCGCGCGCCTCGAGGATCCACGCGTTGAAGTCCGCGTCGACGACCTGTGGGAGGTGTTGGTGCGAGCGCCGGAGGGTGCGTTCGACTCGATCGTGCTCGACGTGGACAACGGTCCGGTCGCGATGGTCTACAAGGGGAACGCGCGCCTCTACAAGACCGCCGGGATCAAGCGTCTGCACGCGGCGCTGGCGCCGGGCGGTCGTGCGGCGATCTGGTCGGCGGCGGATCACGCGCCGTACGCGGACGCGCTGCGGGCCGTCGGCTTCCGAGTCGAGGTGCTCAAGGCCAAGCCGTACGCGGGTGCGAAGCGCGACACGCACCGCATCTTCGTCGCCGACAAACCGCTCGAAGGCTTCGCCTGA
- a CDS encoding Gfo/Idh/MocA family oxidoreductase — MSPSSAPALPSRRRFLSRLALGASAATVASMLPRPLGAFGGLHGGRKLGVALVGLGSYSTGQLGPALRETMHCGLAAVVTGSPEKGRQWTKDYGLREGAVYGYDDMHRLADDPEVDIVYVVTPPGLHAEHTIRAAKAGKHVICEKPMANTAAECDAMIAACREAGVKLSIGYRLHFHPTHRELMRLSRERDFGRLTKLEGGFGFRTGNRGWRLNKALGGGGPLMDVGIYVIQAACMAAGTEPVALTARELPKTRPELFSEVEETIEFDLEFPDGVRCSGRTSYNENYNRFRAESQGGGWIEIEPAYSYRGVRGRTHLGPLPASDVNQQALQMDAFARNILDGTESIVPGEMGQRDMRIIDTIYESARRGGVRLEVPA, encoded by the coding sequence ATGTCCCCCTCCTCCGCTCCCGCCCTCCCGTCGCGTCGCCGCTTCCTCTCTCGACTCGCGCTCGGTGCATCCGCCGCCACCGTCGCGTCCATGCTTCCCCGCCCGCTCGGCGCTTTCGGGGGCCTGCACGGTGGTCGGAAACTGGGCGTCGCGCTCGTCGGCCTCGGCTCCTACAGCACAGGCCAACTCGGCCCCGCCTTGCGCGAGACGATGCATTGCGGCCTCGCCGCCGTCGTGACGGGCTCGCCCGAAAAAGGCCGCCAATGGACGAAGGACTACGGTCTGCGCGAGGGTGCCGTCTACGGATACGACGACATGCACCGCTTGGCCGACGATCCCGAGGTCGACATCGTCTACGTCGTCACTCCACCCGGGCTCCACGCCGAACACACCATCCGCGCCGCCAAGGCCGGCAAACACGTCATCTGCGAGAAACCCATGGCGAACACCGCCGCCGAGTGCGACGCCATGATCGCCGCCTGCCGCGAAGCGGGCGTGAAGCTCTCGATCGGTTACCGTCTCCACTTTCATCCCACGCATCGCGAACTCATGCGGCTCTCGCGCGAGCGCGACTTCGGTCGACTCACCAAGCTCGAAGGCGGTTTCGGCTTCCGCACCGGTAACCGCGGCTGGCGGCTGAACAAGGCCCTCGGCGGTGGCGGTCCCCTCATGGACGTAGGGATTTACGTGATACAGGCCGCATGCATGGCGGCCGGCACCGAACCGGTCGCGCTCACCGCCCGCGAACTCCCGAAGACGCGCCCGGAGTTGTTTTCCGAAGTCGAAGAAACGATCGAGTTCGACCTCGAGTTTCCCGACGGCGTCCGTTGCTCCGGCCGCACGAGTTACAACGAAAACTACAACCGCTTCCGCGCCGAATCCCAAGGCGGAGGTTGGATCGAGATCGAGCCCGCCTACTCTTACCGCGGCGTGCGGGGTCGCACTCACCTCGGTCCGCTCCCAGCCTCGGACGTGAACCAACAAGCGCTCCAGATGGATGCGTTCGCCCGCAACATCCTCGACGGCACCGAGAGCATCGTGCCCGGCGAAATGGGACAGCGCGACATGCGCATCATCGACACGATCTACGAGTCCGCCCGCCGCGGTGGCGTGCGGCTCGAAGTGCCCGCCTGA
- the purL gene encoding phosphoribosylformylglycinamidine synthase, protein MLTLRGAPALSDFRLEKLRSDLVAAGVPIRAVSTAFIHAVELAPGVDALEAAETEVLEKLLTYGPQRAAHAAAGMLQVVAPRPGTISPWSSKATDIARICGLSKIARIERAVAYWLEVDNAALAKPLSTLTAAQIAALRSRLHDRMTQVVFNTTDELASLFAHHEPRPLATVPVLAEGRAALVAADRALGLALAEDEIDYLVRAFTGLGRDPSDVELMMFAQANSEHCRHKIFNATWEIDGAPRDRSLFQMIKNTFELHRDGILSAYKDNAAVMEGSRGGRFFVDPSTGVYAAHEEDIHILCKVETHNHPTAISPFPGAATGSGGEIRDEGATGRGAKPKAGLTGFSVSNLRLPGALQPWETTTPGNPGRIVSALEIMLEGPLGGAAFNNEFGRPAILGYFRTYEQEVPAAHSSDDAPRTEWRGYHKPIMLAGGLGNIRAEHVRKTGFAPGDKLIVLGGPAMLIGLGGGAASSVATGHGHEDLDFASVQRDNPEMERRCQEVIDRCWALGAENPIAFIHDVGAGGLSNALPELVNDGGVGGRFDLRAVPNAEPGMSPLEIWCNESQERYVLAIPAARLEAFAAICARERCPFAVVGEATAEKQLVLEDPHFGNTPIDMPLEVLLGKPPRMHRRADTARRALRPLDLGGLTADEHANAPSMVDEALEPDVAAVLAETDPSRETGRVSKEQRQRDALREAVHRVLGHPTVADKTFLISIGDRTVGGLICRDQMVGPWQVPVADCAVTAAAFDVYSGEAMSIGERTPVAVNDAAASARLAVGEALTNLAAAQVGEIGRVNLSANWMAAPALPGDGADLFAAVEAVGMQLCPALGITIPVGKDSMSMSTVWKDGDEQKRVTAPMSLVVSAFAPVTDVRLSLTPQLRHDAAVGESVLLLVDLGRGKDRLGGSILAQTLSQTGDTPPDVDDPTDLKQFWNAIQRLGRERRILAYHDRSDGGLLATAVEMAFAGHVGVDLELPADREPFAALFSEELGALLQVRVHDLDEVSQVLREHRLKGAVVRIGKLNTKFALRVRHRNQVIFNESLVDLRAIWSDVTRRIAALRDNSACAESEYALKLERDDPGISPKVTFPLDDAARVAASSSAERPAVAILREQGVNGQVEMAAAFDRAGFRAVDVHMTDVLSGRVSLRDFRGLAACGGFSYGDVLGAGEGWAKSILFNEHARTEFAAFFARPDTFALGVCNGCQMMSNLHALIPGAEHWPHFVQNRSERYEGRFVSVRIEKSPSVFFAGMEGSVLPIAVAHGEGFAEFASAEAAAACDASGLVSARFVDNRHAPTEVYPLNPNGSPFGITSLTTTDGRVTIIMPHPERVFRTVQMSWHPEDWPEDSPWMRMFRNARAWVG, encoded by the coding sequence ATGCTGACCCTCCGCGGCGCTCCCGCCCTTTCCGATTTCCGCCTCGAAAAACTCCGCAGCGACCTCGTCGCCGCCGGCGTCCCGATCCGGGCCGTGAGTACGGCGTTCATCCACGCAGTCGAACTCGCGCCGGGCGTCGACGCCTTGGAGGCCGCCGAGACGGAGGTGTTGGAAAAACTCCTCACCTACGGGCCGCAGCGTGCGGCGCACGCTGCCGCGGGGATGCTGCAGGTCGTCGCGCCACGGCCGGGCACGATCTCGCCGTGGTCGTCGAAGGCCACGGACATCGCGCGCATCTGCGGATTGTCGAAAATCGCGCGCATCGAGCGTGCCGTCGCCTACTGGCTGGAGGTGGACAATGCCGCGCTTGCCAAGCCGCTCTCGACTTTGACGGCCGCCCAGATCGCCGCACTTCGATCGCGCCTGCACGACCGCATGACTCAGGTCGTCTTCAACACCACGGACGAACTCGCGTCGCTCTTCGCGCACCATGAGCCGCGGCCGCTCGCGACCGTGCCCGTGCTGGCCGAAGGTCGAGCCGCGCTCGTGGCGGCCGACCGGGCGCTCGGTCTCGCGCTGGCGGAAGACGAGATCGACTACCTCGTGCGGGCTTTCACTGGACTCGGCCGGGATCCGAGCGACGTGGAGCTGATGATGTTCGCGCAGGCCAACTCCGAGCACTGTCGGCACAAGATATTCAACGCCACTTGGGAGATCGACGGCGCGCCTCGCGACCGCTCGCTCTTCCAGATGATCAAGAACACCTTCGAACTCCACCGCGACGGCATCCTCTCCGCCTACAAGGACAACGCCGCCGTCATGGAGGGCTCGCGTGGCGGACGCTTCTTCGTCGATCCGAGCACGGGCGTCTACGCCGCGCACGAGGAGGACATCCACATCCTCTGCAAGGTGGAGACCCACAACCACCCGACCGCGATCTCGCCCTTTCCCGGAGCGGCCACGGGCTCGGGCGGCGAGATCCGCGACGAAGGTGCGACCGGCCGCGGCGCGAAACCGAAGGCGGGCCTCACCGGGTTCTCCGTATCCAATCTTCGACTACCCGGTGCGCTCCAGCCTTGGGAAACGACCACGCCCGGAAATCCGGGTCGCATCGTCTCGGCGCTCGAGATCATGCTCGAGGGACCGCTCGGCGGAGCGGCGTTCAACAACGAGTTCGGACGTCCCGCGATCCTCGGCTACTTCCGCACCTACGAGCAAGAGGTGCCTGCTGCGCACTCGTCGGATGACGCTCCGAGGACGGAGTGGCGCGGGTACCACAAACCGATCATGCTCGCCGGCGGACTGGGCAACATCCGCGCCGAGCATGTGCGCAAGACCGGCTTCGCCCCCGGCGACAAACTGATCGTCCTCGGTGGGCCGGCCATGCTCATCGGTCTCGGAGGCGGCGCAGCGAGTTCCGTGGCGACCGGGCACGGGCACGAGGACCTCGATTTCGCGAGCGTGCAGCGCGACAACCCCGAGATGGAGCGTCGCTGTCAGGAGGTGATCGACCGCTGTTGGGCGCTCGGTGCCGAGAATCCGATCGCGTTCATCCACGACGTCGGTGCCGGCGGTCTCTCGAACGCGCTGCCGGAGTTGGTCAACGACGGCGGCGTGGGCGGGCGTTTCGACTTGCGCGCCGTGCCCAACGCCGAGCCGGGCATGAGCCCGCTGGAAATCTGGTGCAACGAGTCCCAAGAACGCTACGTCCTCGCGATTCCGGCAGCGCGACTCGAGGCATTCGCGGCGATCTGCGCGCGCGAGCGTTGCCCGTTCGCCGTCGTCGGCGAGGCGACGGCCGAGAAGCAACTCGTGCTGGAGGATCCGCACTTCGGCAACACGCCGATCGACATGCCGCTCGAGGTGCTGCTCGGCAAGCCGCCGCGCATGCATCGCCGCGCGGACACGGCGCGACGCGCGCTCCGGCCACTGGATCTCGGCGGCTTGACCGCGGACGAACACGCGAACGCTCCGTCCATGGTCGACGAAGCACTTGAGCCCGACGTCGCGGCGGTCCTGGCCGAGACCGATCCTTCGCGCGAGACCGGTCGCGTATCCAAAGAACAACGACAGCGCGACGCGTTGCGTGAAGCGGTGCACCGCGTGCTGGGACATCCGACCGTGGCGGACAAGACCTTCTTGATCTCGATCGGCGATCGCACCGTCGGTGGTCTCATCTGTCGGGATCAGATGGTCGGTCCGTGGCAGGTGCCGGTGGCGGATTGCGCCGTCACGGCCGCGGCGTTCGACGTGTATTCGGGCGAGGCCATGTCGATCGGCGAGCGCACCCCGGTGGCGGTCAACGACGCCGCGGCGTCGGCGCGGCTCGCGGTCGGCGAGGCGTTGACCAATCTCGCCGCTGCTCAGGTCGGTGAGATTGGTCGCGTAAACCTCTCGGCCAACTGGATGGCCGCGCCTGCCTTGCCCGGCGACGGGGCCGACTTGTTCGCGGCGGTCGAAGCGGTCGGCATGCAGTTGTGCCCGGCGCTCGGCATCACGATCCCGGTGGGCAAGGACAGCATGAGCATGTCCACCGTGTGGAAGGACGGCGACGAGCAGAAGCGCGTGACCGCGCCCATGTCGCTCGTCGTCTCCGCGTTCGCCCCCGTGACCGATGTTCGCCTGAGCCTCACTCCGCAACTCCGCCACGACGCGGCGGTAGGCGAGAGCGTGCTCCTGCTCGTCGACCTCGGACGCGGCAAAGATCGACTCGGCGGGTCGATCCTCGCGCAGACGCTTTCGCAGACCGGAGATACGCCGCCGGACGTCGACGACCCGACGGACCTGAAACAGTTCTGGAACGCGATCCAGCGCCTCGGTCGTGAGCGCCGCATCCTCGCCTATCACGACCGCAGCGACGGCGGGTTGCTCGCCACGGCGGTCGAGATGGCTTTCGCCGGGCACGTGGGCGTCGATCTCGAGTTGCCGGCCGATCGCGAGCCTTTCGCCGCGCTCTTCAGCGAAGAGCTCGGCGCGTTGCTCCAAGTGCGCGTGCACGATCTCGATGAAGTCTCGCAGGTGCTGCGCGAACACCGGCTCAAGGGCGCGGTGGTGCGCATCGGAAAACTGAATACGAAGTTCGCGCTGCGCGTACGGCACCGCAACCAGGTGATCTTCAACGAGAGCCTCGTCGATTTGCGTGCGATCTGGAGCGACGTGACGCGCCGTATCGCCGCGTTGCGCGACAACTCCGCGTGTGCGGAATCCGAATACGCGCTCAAGCTCGAGCGCGACGATCCCGGCATCTCCCCGAAGGTCACCTTCCCGCTCGACGACGCGGCTCGGGTCGCAGCGTCGTCGAGCGCCGAGCGTCCGGCGGTCGCGATCCTGCGCGAGCAGGGCGTGAACGGACAGGTGGAGATGGCCGCGGCCTTCGATCGTGCGGGTTTCCGCGCCGTCGACGTGCATATGACGGATGTGTTGTCGGGCCGTGTCTCGTTGCGCGACTTCCGTGGTCTCGCGGCCTGCGGCGGTTTCAGCTACGGCGACGTGCTGGGCGCGGGCGAGGGGTGGGCCAAGAGCATCCTCTTCAACGAGCACGCGCGCACGGAGTTCGCGGCCTTCTTCGCGCGGCCCGACACCTTCGCGCTCGGTGTGTGCAACGGCTGCCAGATGATGAGCAACCTGCATGCGCTCATCCCCGGTGCGGAGCATTGGCCGCACTTCGTGCAGAATCGCAGCGAGCGTTACGAAGGCCGTTTCGTGTCGGTGCGGATCGAGAAGAGTCCGAGCGTGTTCTTCGCGGGCATGGAAGGCAGCGTGTTGCCGATCGCGGTCGCGCACGGCGAAGGGTTCGCGGAGTTCGCGAGCGCCGAGGCGGCGGCCGCGTGTGACGCGTCGGGTCTCGTCTCCGCGCGCTTCGTGGACAACCGGCATGCACCCACCGAGGTGTATCCGCTCAACCCCAACGGTTCGCCGTTCGGCATCACTTCGCTCACGACCACCGACGGTCGCGTCACGATCATCATGCCGCATCCGGAGCGCGTTTTCCGCACCGTGCAGATGAGCTGGCATCCGGAGGACTGGCCCGAGGATTCGCCGTGGATGCGGATGTTTCGCAACGCGCGCGCTTGGGTGGGTTGA